One window of the Streptococcus parasanguinis ATCC 15912 genome contains the following:
- the alaS gene encoding alanine--tRNA ligase has protein sequence MKQLSSAQVRQMWLDFWASKGHSVEPSVSLVPVNDPTLLWINSGVATLKKYFDGTIKPENPRITNAQKAIRTNDIENVGKTARHHTMFEMLGNFSIGDYFRDEAITWAYELLTSPEWFDFPKDKLYMTYYPDDKDSYNRWIAVGVDPSHLIPIEDNFWEIGAGPSGPDTEIFFDRGEAFDPENIGLRLLAEDIENDRYIEIWNIVLSQFNADPAVPRSEYKELPHKNIDTGAGLERLVAVIQGAKTNFETDLFMPIIREVEKMSGKTYDPDGDNMSFKVIADHIRSLSFAIGDGALPGNEGRGYVLRRLLRRASMHGQKLGIEGTFLYKLVPTVGKIMESYYPEVLEKQDFIEKIIKSEEESFARTLNSGQHFAQTIVEDLKAKGQTVIAGQDVFKLYDTYGFPVELTEEIAEEAGMTVDRDGFEAAMKEQQERARASAVKGGSMGMQNETLQNITVESSFNYNASQLPSKLVAIVADNAEVEAVSEGTASLIFAETPFYAEMGGQVADHGQILDAAGNVVATVTDVQKAPNGQPLHTVEVLAPLALNQEYTLAIDTNRRHRVMKNHTATHLLHAALHNILGNHATQAGSLNEVEFLRFDFTHFQAVTPEELRAIEQQVNEKIWEAIAVETIETDIDTAKEMGAMALFGEKYGKEVRVVTIGGYSVELCGGTHVGNTSEIGLFKIVKEEGIGSGTRRILAVTGKEAFEAYREQEDALKAVAATLKAPQLKEVPHKVEGLQEQLRQLQKENAELKEKAAAAAAGDVFKNVQEANGHRYIASQVSVSDAGALRTFADNWKQKDYSDVLVLVAAIGDKVNVLVASKTKEVHAGNVIKELAPIVDGRGGGKPDMAMAGGSNQAKIQELLDAVAGKL, from the coding sequence ATGAAACAATTATCTAGTGCACAAGTCCGTCAAATGTGGCTTGATTTCTGGGCAAGCAAAGGCCACTCTGTAGAACCATCTGTTAGCTTGGTTCCTGTAAACGACCCAACGCTTTTATGGATCAACTCAGGGGTTGCCACTCTTAAGAAATACTTCGATGGAACCATCAAACCTGAAAATCCACGGATTACCAATGCTCAAAAAGCTATCCGTACCAACGATATCGAAAACGTAGGGAAGACTGCTCGTCACCATACCATGTTTGAAATGTTGGGGAACTTCTCTATCGGAGATTACTTCCGTGATGAAGCCATTACGTGGGCTTATGAGCTTTTGACAAGTCCGGAATGGTTTGACTTCCCCAAAGACAAACTTTACATGACCTATTACCCTGACGACAAGGATTCATACAACCGTTGGATTGCTGTTGGTGTGGATCCAAGTCACTTGATTCCAATCGAAGACAACTTCTGGGAAATCGGTGCGGGACCTTCTGGACCAGATACAGAAATCTTCTTTGACCGTGGAGAAGCCTTTGACCCTGAAAATATCGGTCTTCGTCTGCTTGCAGAAGATATCGAAAACGACCGTTACATCGAAATTTGGAACATTGTCTTGTCACAATTTAACGCTGACCCTGCTGTTCCTCGTAGCGAATACAAGGAATTGCCACACAAGAACATTGATACGGGCGCAGGTTTGGAACGTTTGGTAGCCGTTATCCAAGGGGCGAAAACAAACTTTGAAACTGACCTCTTCATGCCGATCATCCGTGAAGTGGAAAAGATGTCTGGTAAAACCTATGATCCAGATGGCGACAACATGAGCTTCAAGGTGATTGCTGACCACATCCGTTCGCTTTCATTTGCGATTGGAGATGGAGCTCTTCCTGGTAATGAAGGACGCGGCTACGTTCTTCGTCGTCTCCTTCGCCGTGCTTCCATGCATGGTCAAAAATTGGGGATTGAAGGAACCTTCTTGTATAAATTGGTTCCAACCGTTGGGAAGATCATGGAAAGTTACTACCCAGAAGTACTTGAAAAACAAGACTTCATCGAGAAAATTATCAAGAGTGAAGAAGAATCGTTTGCTCGTACTTTGAATTCTGGTCAACACTTTGCTCAAACCATCGTTGAAGACTTGAAAGCCAAAGGTCAAACAGTGATTGCTGGTCAAGATGTCTTTAAACTTTATGATACATACGGATTCCCAGTAGAATTGACAGAAGAAATCGCTGAAGAAGCTGGAATGACAGTCGATCGTGACGGTTTTGAAGCGGCTATGAAGGAACAACAAGAACGGGCGCGTGCATCTGCTGTCAAAGGTGGATCCATGGGGATGCAAAATGAAACCCTTCAAAACATTACAGTTGAAAGTAGCTTCAACTACAATGCCAGCCAATTGCCTTCTAAGTTGGTGGCTATCGTAGCGGACAATGCAGAAGTAGAAGCTGTATCTGAAGGGACTGCATCACTGATCTTTGCAGAAACTCCATTCTACGCTGAAATGGGTGGACAAGTTGCGGACCATGGTCAAATCTTGGATGCTGCAGGAAATGTCGTTGCTACAGTAACAGATGTTCAAAAAGCACCAAATGGACAACCACTTCATACTGTTGAAGTTCTTGCCCCTCTTGCCTTGAACCAAGAATACACCTTGGCTATTGATACCAATCGTCGTCATCGTGTCATGAAGAACCACACAGCCACTCACTTGCTCCATGCGGCTCTTCACAATATCCTTGGTAACCACGCAACCCAAGCAGGATCTCTCAACGAGGTAGAATTCCTTCGCTTTGACTTCACTCACTTCCAAGCCGTAACTCCTGAAGAATTGCGCGCTATTGAACAACAAGTCAATGAAAAGATTTGGGAAGCGATCGCAGTCGAAACGATTGAAACAGATATCGATACTGCTAAAGAAATGGGAGCCATGGCCCTCTTTGGTGAGAAATACGGTAAAGAAGTCCGTGTTGTAACCATTGGTGGCTACTCAGTGGAACTCTGTGGTGGTACCCACGTAGGCAATACTTCTGAAATTGGTCTCTTCAAGATTGTCAAAGAAGAAGGGATCGGATCAGGAACTCGTCGTATCTTGGCAGTGACTGGTAAGGAAGCCTTCGAAGCTTACCGTGAACAAGAAGATGCTCTGAAAGCAGTCGCAGCAACCTTGAAAGCACCTCAACTCAAAGAAGTCCCTCATAAGGTGGAAGGTCTTCAAGAACAACTCCGTCAATTGCAAAAAGAAAATGCAGAATTGAAGGAAAAAGCAGCAGCAGCTGCAGCAGGTGATGTCTTCAAGAATGTTCAAGAAGCAAACGGCCACCGTTACATTGCCAGCCAAGTTTCTGTATCAGATGCAGGTGCCCTTCGTACATTTGCCGATAACTGGAAACAAAAAGACTACTCTGATGTACTTGTTCTTGTCGCAGCAATCGGTGATAAGGTAAACGTCCTTGTAGCTAGCAAGACAAAAGAAGTGCATGCAGGTAATGTGATCAAAGAATTGGCTCCAATCGTCGATGGGCGTGGTGGTGGTAAACCAGACATGGCCATGGCAGGAGGAAGCAACCAAGCGAAGATCCAAGAATTGTTGGATGCCGTAGCAGGTAAATTGTAA
- the nrdF gene encoding class 1b ribonucleoside-diphosphate reductase subunit beta, translating into METYYKAINWNAIEDVIDKSTWEKLTEQFWLDTRIPLSNDLDDWRKLSNKEKDLVGKVFGGLTLLDTMQSETGVQALRADIRTPHEEAVFNNIQFMESVHAKSYSSIFSTLNTKSEIEEIFEWTNTNPFLQKKAEIINEIYLNGTPLEKKVASVFLETFLFYSGFFTPLYYLGNNKLANVAEIIKLIIRDESVHGTYIGYKFQLGFNELPEEEQEKLKEWMYDLLYTLYENEEGYTESLYDGVGWTEEVKTFLRYNANKALMNLGQDPLFPDSADDVNPIVMNGISTGTSNHDFFSQVGNGYLLGEVEAMQDDDYNYGL; encoded by the coding sequence ATGGAAACATACTACAAAGCCATTAACTGGAATGCGATCGAAGATGTCATCGATAAATCGACCTGGGAAAAACTGACAGAGCAATTCTGGTTGGATACGCGTATCCCTTTGTCAAACGACTTGGACGACTGGAGAAAGTTGTCGAATAAAGAAAAAGACCTAGTTGGTAAAGTCTTTGGGGGATTAACTCTTTTAGATACCATGCAATCTGAAACAGGTGTTCAGGCTCTTCGTGCAGATATTCGTACTCCCCATGAAGAAGCTGTCTTTAACAACATCCAATTTATGGAATCAGTCCATGCTAAGTCGTACTCTTCTATCTTTTCGACCTTGAATACCAAGTCAGAAATCGAAGAGATTTTCGAATGGACCAACACCAATCCTTTCCTTCAAAAGAAAGCAGAAATCATCAACGAAATCTACCTCAATGGGACTCCCCTTGAAAAGAAAGTTGCCAGCGTCTTCCTTGAAACCTTCCTCTTCTATTCTGGTTTCTTCACACCTCTCTACTATCTTGGAAACAACAAATTGGCCAACGTAGCTGAGATCATCAAGTTGATCATTCGGGACGAATCTGTTCACGGAACCTATATCGGCTACAAGTTCCAACTTGGATTTAACGAATTACCAGAAGAAGAACAAGAGAAACTCAAAGAGTGGATGTATGATCTGCTCTACACCCTCTATGAAAACGAAGAAGGCTACACAGAGAGCCTCTATGATGGTGTGGGCTGGACAGAGGAAGTCAAGACCTTCCTTCGCTACAACGCCAATAAAGCCCTCATGAACTTGGGACAAGATCCGCTCTTCCCTGACTCAGCAGATGACGTTAACCCAATTGTCATGAACGGAATCTCAACCGGTACTTCTAACCACGACTTCTTCTCTCAAGTCGGAAATGGTTACCTTCTCGGTGAAGTAGAAGCCATGCAGGATGACGATTACAATTACGGACTATAA
- the nrdE gene encoding class 1b ribonucleoside-diphosphate reductase subunit alpha: protein MGLKSLEDVTYFRLNNEINRPVNGQIMLHKDKEALDAFFKENVVPNTKTFDSITDKIQYLLEHNYIERAFIEKYRPEFLEELAQFIKDQNFQFKSFMAAYKFYNQYALKTNDGEYYLESMEDRVFFNALYFADGNEAIARDIANEIIHQRYQPATPSFLNAGRARRGELVSCFLIQVTDDMNAIGRSINSALQLSRIGGGVGISLSNLREAGAPIKGYEGAASGVVPVMKLFEDSFSYSNQLGQRQGAGVVYLNVFHPDIIAFLSTKKENADEKVRVKTLSLGVVVPDKFYELARKNEEMYLFSPYSVEREYGVPFNYIDITEKYDELVANPNIRKTKIKARDLETEISKLQQESGYPYVVNIDTANRANPVDGKIIMSNLCSEILQVQEPSLINDAQEFVQMGTDVSCNLGSTNVVNMMTSPDFGRSIRAMVRALTFVTDSSHIVAVPTIDHGNKLAHSFGLGAMGLHSYLAQQLIEYGSPESVEFTSIYFMLMNYWTLVESNNIARERGVTFHNFEKSDYANGTYFDKYTTGEFVPKSDRVKELFKDIFIPSAEDWAELRAKVQADGLYHQNRLAVAPNGSISYINDVSASIHPITQRIEERQEKKIGKIYYPAAGLSTETIPYYTSAYDMDMRKVIDVYAAATEHVDQGLSLTLFMRSDIPKGLYEWKTENKQTTRDLSILRNYAFNKGIKSIYYVRTFTDDGGEVGANQCESCVI, encoded by the coding sequence ATGGGATTAAAATCTCTTGAAGATGTGACGTATTTTCGTCTTAATAATGAAATCAACCGTCCAGTAAACGGCCAAATCATGCTTCATAAGGATAAAGAAGCTTTGGATGCTTTCTTTAAAGAAAATGTTGTACCAAATACTAAAACCTTTGACTCGATTACAGACAAGATTCAGTACCTTCTCGAGCACAATTACATTGAGAGAGCATTTATCGAGAAATACCGTCCTGAATTTTTAGAGGAATTGGCCCAATTTATCAAAGACCAAAACTTCCAATTCAAGTCCTTCATGGCGGCCTATAAATTCTATAACCAATATGCTCTGAAAACAAATGATGGAGAATACTATCTTGAAAGCATGGAAGACCGTGTCTTCTTCAATGCTCTCTATTTTGCAGATGGAAATGAAGCTATCGCGCGAGACATCGCAAACGAAATTATCCACCAACGCTACCAACCAGCTACTCCTTCTTTCTTAAACGCTGGACGTGCCCGCCGTGGAGAATTGGTTTCATGTTTCTTGATCCAAGTAACCGATGATATGAATGCGATCGGACGTTCTATCAACTCTGCCCTTCAACTGTCTCGTATCGGTGGTGGGGTTGGAATTTCCCTCAGCAACCTTCGTGAAGCCGGAGCACCGATCAAAGGGTATGAAGGAGCAGCTTCTGGGGTCGTACCTGTTATGAAACTCTTTGAAGATAGCTTCTCTTACTCTAACCAATTGGGACAACGGCAAGGGGCTGGGGTTGTTTACCTCAACGTCTTCCACCCAGACATCATCGCCTTCCTGTCTACTAAGAAAGAAAATGCTGATGAAAAAGTTCGGGTGAAGACTCTTTCACTTGGTGTCGTCGTGCCAGATAAGTTCTACGAGTTGGCTCGTAAAAATGAAGAAATGTACCTCTTCAGCCCATACTCTGTGGAACGTGAATACGGAGTACCATTTAACTACATCGACATCACTGAAAAATACGATGAGTTAGTCGCTAATCCAAATATCCGCAAGACAAAAATTAAGGCACGTGATTTGGAAACTGAAATTTCTAAATTGCAACAAGAATCTGGTTACCCTTATGTGGTCAACATTGATACAGCCAACCGGGCTAACCCTGTTGATGGGAAAATCATCATGAGTAACTTGTGTTCAGAGATCCTACAGGTTCAGGAACCAAGCTTGATCAACGATGCCCAAGAATTTGTTCAAATGGGAACAGACGTCTCATGTAACCTTGGTTCAACCAACGTGGTCAACATGATGACTTCACCTGATTTTGGTCGTTCGATTCGTGCCATGGTTCGTGCTTTAACCTTCGTTACAGATAGCTCTCATATCGTGGCCGTTCCAACAATTGACCACGGAAATAAACTGGCGCATTCGTTCGGACTTGGAGCTATGGGACTTCACAGCTACCTTGCGCAACAATTGATTGAATACGGATCACCTGAGTCTGTTGAGTTCACAAGTATCTACTTCATGCTCATGAACTACTGGACTCTCGTAGAATCTAACAACATCGCGCGCGAACGTGGTGTTACCTTCCACAACTTCGAAAAATCTGATTATGCCAACGGTACTTACTTTGATAAGTACACGACTGGAGAATTTGTACCAAAATCTGATCGCGTCAAAGAACTCTTTAAAGATATCTTTATCCCAAGTGCAGAGGATTGGGCAGAACTGCGTGCTAAAGTTCAAGCAGATGGTCTTTACCACCAAAACCGCCTAGCTGTCGCACCAAATGGATCTATCAGCTACATCAATGACGTATCTGCTTCTATCCACCCAATTACACAGCGGATTGAAGAACGCCAAGAGAAAAAAATCGGTAAGATCTACTACCCTGCAGCAGGATTGTCAACGGAAACGATTCCTTACTACACTTCTGCCTACGACATGGATATGCGAAAAGTCATCGATGTCTATGCTGCTGCAACTGAGCATGTAGATCAAGGTCTTTCACTGACCCTCTTTATGCGTAGCGACATTCCAAAAGGGCTCTACGAATGGAAAACAGAAAACAAACAAACCACTCGTGACTTGTCTATCCTTCGGAACTACGCCTTTAACAAGGGTATCAAGTCTATCTACTACGTTCGTACCTTTACAGATGATGGTGGAGAAGTTGGCGCCAACCAATGTGAAAGCTGTGTCATCTAA
- the nrdH gene encoding glutaredoxin-like protein NrdH, producing MVTIYSKNNCVQCKMTKRFLDSNHVEYREINLDEQPQFVEHVKSLGFNAAPVIQTPDEVFSGFQPAKLKKLS from the coding sequence ATGGTAACCATTTATTCAAAAAATAATTGTGTTCAGTGCAAAATGACGAAGCGATTCCTTGATAGCAATCACGTAGAATACCGCGAAATTAACTTAGACGAACAGCCACAATTTGTAGAGCATGTTAAGAGCCTCGGTTTCAACGCTGCTCCAGTTATTCAAACACCAGATGAAGTATTTTCTGGTTTTCAACCAGCTAAGTTGAAGAAACTTTCTTAA
- a CDS encoding phosphocarrier protein HPr has product MASKDFHIVAETGIHARPATLLVQTASKFASDITLEYKGKSVNLKSIMGVMSLGVGQGADVVISAEGADADDAIAAISETMTKEGLA; this is encoded by the coding sequence ATGGCTTCTAAAGATTTCCACATTGTGGCAGAAACAGGTATCCACGCACGTCCAGCAACTTTGTTGGTTCAAACTGCAAGTAAATTTGCATCAGACATCACTCTTGAATACAAAGGTAAATCAGTTAACTTGAAATCAATCATGGGTGTTATGAGCCTTGGTGTTGGTCAAGGTGCTGACGTTGTGATTTCTGCCGAAGGTGCTGACGCTGATGATGCTATCGCAGCTATCTCAGAAACAATGACTAAAGAAGGATTGGCTTAA
- the ptsP gene encoding phosphoenolpyruvate--protein phosphotransferase, which translates to MTKMLKGIAASDGVAVAKAYLLIQPDLSFETVSVEDTSAEEARLDAALEASQNELSLIRENAVASLGEEAAQVFDAHMMVLADPEMVGQIKETIRTKKINAEAGLKEVTDMFIAIFEGMEDNPYMQERAADIRDVTKRVLANLLGKKLPNPASINEEAIVVAHDLTPSDTAQLNKKYVKAFVTNIGGRTSHSAIMARTLEIAAVLGTNNITELVKDGDVLAVSGITGEVVINPTEEQIAEFKAAGEAYAKQKAEWALLKDAQTVTADGKHFELAANIGTPKDVEGVNDNGAEAVGLYRTEFLYMDSQDFPTEDDQYEAYKAVLEGMNGKPVVVRTMDIGGDKELPYFDLPKEMNPFLGFRALRISISETGNQMFRTQLRALLRASVHGKLRIMFPMVALLTEFRTAKGILEEEKAKLVAEGVAVADDIQVGIMIEIPAAAMLADQFAKEVDFFSIGTNDLIQYTMAADRMNEQVSYLYQPYNPSILRLINNVIKAAHAEGKWAGMCGEMAGDQTAVPLLVGMGLDEFSMSATSVLRTRSLMKKLDTAKMQEYANRALTECSTMEEVLELSKEYVNVD; encoded by the coding sequence ATGACAAAAATGCTAAAAGGAATTGCAGCATCTGACGGTGTTGCCGTTGCTAAGGCATATTTGCTCATTCAACCAGACTTATCATTTGAGACAGTTTCAGTCGAAGATACAAGTGCAGAAGAAGCTCGTTTGGATGCAGCTCTTGAAGCTTCACAAAACGAGCTTTCTCTTATTCGGGAGAATGCAGTAGCAAGCCTTGGTGAAGAAGCAGCGCAAGTTTTTGATGCGCATATGATGGTTCTCGCTGACCCTGAAATGGTTGGTCAGATCAAAGAAACGATTCGTACAAAAAAAATCAATGCAGAAGCAGGCTTAAAAGAAGTCACTGACATGTTCATTGCGATCTTTGAAGGAATGGAAGACAATCCTTACATGCAAGAACGTGCAGCGGATATTCGTGACGTTACAAAACGTGTGCTTGCTAACTTGCTTGGTAAGAAATTGCCTAACCCTGCTTCTATCAATGAAGAAGCAATCGTGGTAGCGCATGACTTGACACCATCTGATACAGCTCAGTTGAACAAAAAGTACGTAAAAGCCTTTGTTACTAACATCGGTGGACGTACCAGTCACTCAGCTATCATGGCGCGTACACTTGAAATTGCAGCCGTTCTCGGTACAAACAATATTACAGAACTTGTCAAAGATGGCGATGTTTTGGCTGTTTCAGGGATCACTGGTGAAGTGGTGATCAACCCTACTGAAGAACAAATCGCAGAGTTCAAAGCAGCTGGTGAAGCTTACGCGAAACAAAAAGCTGAATGGGCTCTCCTTAAAGATGCTCAAACAGTTACTGCCGATGGAAAACATTTCGAATTGGCTGCTAACATCGGTACACCTAAAGACGTTGAAGGTGTAAATGATAACGGTGCAGAAGCTGTTGGTCTCTACCGTACAGAATTCTTGTACATGGATTCTCAAGACTTCCCAACTGAAGATGATCAATACGAAGCATACAAAGCTGTTCTTGAAGGTATGAACGGTAAACCTGTTGTCGTTCGTACAATGGATATCGGTGGAGATAAAGAACTCCCTTACTTCGATCTTCCTAAAGAAATGAACCCATTCTTAGGTTTCCGTGCTTTGCGTATCTCTATTTCTGAGACAGGTAACCAAATGTTCCGTACACAATTGCGTGCTTTACTTCGTGCATCTGTTCACGGTAAATTGCGGATTATGTTCCCAATGGTTGCTTTGTTGACTGAGTTCCGTACTGCTAAAGGAATTCTCGAGGAAGAAAAAGCGAAATTGGTTGCTGAAGGGGTAGCGGTTGCAGATGATATCCAAGTAGGTATCATGATTGAAATTCCAGCTGCGGCAATGCTTGCTGATCAATTTGCTAAAGAAGTTGATTTCTTCTCAATTGGTACAAACGACCTGATCCAATACACAATGGCTGCTGACCGTATGAACGAACAAGTTTCATACCTTTACCAACCATATAACCCATCTATCCTTCGCTTGATCAACAATGTGATCAAAGCGGCTCACGCTGAAGGTAAATGGGCTGGTATGTGTGGTGAAATGGCCGGTGACCAAACTGCTGTTCCACTTCTTGTCGGAATGGGCTTGGATGAGTTCTCTATGTCAGCTACATCTGTCCTTCGTACACGTAGCTTGATGAAGAAATTGGACACTGCTAAAATGCAAGAATACGCTAACCGTGCTCTGACTGAATGTTCAACAATGGAAGAAGTTCTTGAACTTTCAAAAGAATATGTGAATGTAGACTAA